AATGGCTTCAGTATCTTTATTGAACTGATACTTCACATTATGCCAGGATTCTTTTTCAAGCTCAAGTTCATTTCCATCACTAAAAACCACAGTAATTGTCTTAGCAGAAATTCCCTTAACGGTCGCAAGCCTACCATTGTAATAGCGCCGGTGTTCACCCGAATCATTTTTAATAAACATGATTTGGGCTTTTTCCTTTAACTCCAACACTTCATCGACAGGATAAGCCGATTCATTAAAATCTCCTGTAACATCCGCTTTAAACAAATGTCCTTTACTTGGTAAGGCTTCCAGTTCAGCCTTGTTTATTTGATCAGCTTTGACAGTATGAGTGGTTAAGGTAATATAATCTTCATGTTGTGGCTTTTTAAATTCAGGCTTATAATATTGATGCAAGCATTCCAAATCAGCAGTTGTAACCGTGTTACTCCTTATATTATTAAGCAGATTAATAAAAACATCATCCTGCTGGCGATAAATTTTAGTCAATTCTAAATAAAGTGGCTCTGATTCTTGTATTACATTTGCGTCGAAAAAGAACGGGCTCTTGTAATAATTACGTAATACACTCCAATCATCGCTCTTTACAACAGGCGGAAGCTGAAACAGATCACCAATAAAAACCACCTGTACCCCTCCAAAAGGAACCGGATTTTGACGAACATACCTCAACAAGCTATCAACAGTATCCAGTAAATCCGCCCGAACCATACTCACTTCGTCGATCACCAGTAAATCCATTTCCTGAATCAGCTCCTTACGATCCTTACTCATCTTTAAGCCTTTCAGGTATGAATAAATAGTATTGAATCGACCTAAATCTTTGTTCCAATAAGGTTGATTAATGGGTAAAAATGGTTCGAATGGCAGCTGAAAAAATGAGTGAATAGTAACCCCTCCGGCATTAATAGCAGCAACACCTGTTGGAGCCACCACTACCATTTTCTTGGGTGTATGCTGATGAATGTACCTTAGGAAAGTGGTTTTTCCGGTACCGGCTTTTCCGGTTATAAACAAATGCCGGTTAGTCTGATTAACAAACTGAACGGCAAGCTTAAAAATGGTATTATCTGAATCGAACATAAACTGCGAAAATAGACAAATGAAAGGTATTACAGTATTTGAATTGAAGAGTATGTTTATTTTAGCCTTCTGATAACTGATTTGTATGATTAATAATATAACAATACCAACAGACAGGCAAATTTGGGAAGGTGAGATCGCAACCTATTGGTTTGATGGTAATATTCTAGTTTCCTTATCAAAAAGTCCTAAACGAACTATAGAGAATATTTCAAACAATGTGGCGCTGGTAAAACAAATTACTGGCAATAAAAGAGCTCCACTATTGATTTACTTGTGCGACTCGCCGGTGCCAGATAAACAAACTCGCAAGTTTTCCACTGAACAATTGCCAACAGTATATTCTGCAATGGCTATGGTATCTAAACCGGGCTTGGCCCGGTTGATTATGAATTTATTATTCAGCCTGAAACCACCTCCGATTCCAATGAAAAGTTTTACCAACGATCAGGAAGCTAAAGATTGGTTAATGCAATTTGTTTAAGAAAAACTACAATAAGAGCTTCTTTAAATAAAACAGGCCTATAGATTTTATCAAAACTATGGGCCTGTGTTGTGTATTAGGAGTTTAATTTCACTTAACAGAAAACTTCTGTAAATAAGTATCGGATTCCTTAATAGATTGTTTGAACAGGCTATCAATTACATTGATCTTTCTTTTTTCCTCTTTGTAATAAGCCACTGCTTCTTCATTTGATTTTGAGCCAACTTCCGGATCAAAGCCATGCATCCAGTCAGACATACTATTGTCTGCTACCTCCAGCTGCTTAACGATCGCTGAAATATCTTGTCTTTCTTTCAAAGTATCTAAAGCCGGATTTGCCTTTTTTAAACTATCCAGTTTATTACCAAGATCATTCAGCAGTCTTTTATTCCTTAAAATTTTTTCATTATCAGCCATTACCTCATCATGCACTTTCAACACATCTTTTAGCAGGACTTTATAATCCTCTTTTGGCTTACAACTTGTCATCAATGCTATTACAAGGGCCAGGTAAAATGCATTTTTCATAAAAATAGTTATCAATTAAATTTAATTATTAAATGAATAGGCAAATTTAACATAAATCTGTTCCCTTCTAAGTGGTGCAACATTAACTTCCATCAACACAATTCTTTTTCAAAACTAAACCAAGAACCTAACATATTCTATACATCAATATTGTTACTGAATATTATTCTACAAACAATTAAATTTACTGAATAATATTCGAAATAACCATGTTTGACCTGGATGACATTGACCTCAAAATCTTATCTATTAAGCAAGAGAATGCCTGCACTTCAAACGCTGACTTAGCAAAACAGTTGGGCATGGCTCCCTCTGCAATGCTTGAACGTGTTCGCAAACTTGAAAAGCGAGGAATCATTGTTTCTTACACCACTAAGATTAATCCGATAGCATTAAATCAACGATTGCTAGCTTTTATTTTCATAAAGACCAGTTCTGCACCAAATAATTGCCATCAGGACGCTAAGCTTAGTATGTTGCCGGGTATTCAAGAGGTACATCACATTGCCGGTGATGATTGTTATTTGATAAAAATACGAACAGAAGACTCTCAAGCTTTGGTAAAATGGATGCGTGAGGAACTGGGGCAAGTACAAGGCATTTTATCAACTCGTACCACCATTGTACTTGAAACACTAAAGGAAACTACACAACTAACAATACCACTTTCGAACAATGAAAACGCTCAACAACACACTACGTGAACCTTCTAAAATTGCTATTATTTTAGCATTTACTTCCATTTACCTCATTTGGGGCTCAACCTATTTAGGTATAATGGTAGCCATACAAAGTATTCCTCCAATGATATTGGGAGGCCTTCGCTTCTTAATTGCAGGTGTTTTGTTACTAGGCTGGTGTTTGTACAATAAAGAAAAGCTACCTTCCAAAAGCACTATAATTAAAAGCAGTATATCTGGTTTATTACTCTTATTATGGGGTAATGGTGCTGTAATTTGGGCCGAACAATACATAGCCAGCAGCATTACAGCAATTATTGTAGCCGGTGCACCACTTTGGATGGCCCTACTTGATAAACGGGAATGGAAACATTCTTTTTCTAGCCTTGCTATTATTTCGGGCTTATTGATCGGTTTCTCAGGAGTGGTGATTTTGGTAACCGCGGGTAAAGAAACAACACATTTCTCGCTTTCAGACTCCAAACAATTTCTTGGATTATTAGTATTACTTAGCGGTTCTATTGCTTGGGTCGGCGGTTCATTATTCACAAAATACTCGCCAACGGAAGGCTCTACCCTAATGAAAGTGAGTATACAAATGCTTGTTGCATGTGTTGCCTTCTTCTTGGTTGCTGCAATTCGTGGTGAATATCAAACCTACCACTGGCAACAAACCACTACAAAATCATGGCTGGCCCTAGGTTATCTTATCACCTTTGGCTCTTTGATAGGCTACTTGTCATATGTATGGCTACTATCAGTTCGCTCACCTGCACAAGTTGGCACCTATGCCTATGTGAACCCTTCAGTAGCTGTTTTATTGGGATGGTTAATGCTAAACGAACCCATTTCATTGCAACAGGCGCTTTCATTAGGCGTTATTTTAATTGGGGTAATGCTGGTAAACAAGGGGAATAGCAAAAAGGCAAAAGCCGCGGCTTTAACTCCTCCCAAAAGTTCGTTAAATGAACAACCTAAGCCCTTAGAAAAGACATTGGTTTTAGTTGATAAACAAGTATAAAAAAAAGAGAAGGCGCTGATTAATAGAATTCAGCGCCTTTTCTTATGTTTTAGATCCTTTACTTATCAAGTTCCACTACCCACTGATTGTTTTGCCTGAATTTATCAGGCGTATAAATATCTACCAAAACTACCTTCGTAATTTTGGAACCAAATTTATCTTTTACCAGAAACTCTTTGTCGTTATTTGCCCAAACTTCGGCGCTATAATATTTTTGTACTTCTTTACCGTTTTCAAGAGTAATTGTCAGATAAATTGGAACTGGCAAACCTCCTTTATTTTCAATGGTTATAACAGATTCACCTTTTATATCTGCTACTTTCTTAATCGCTAAATCCGGATAAACCCAATCAAAAAACCATGCTTTCCAAAACCAGTTCAAGTTTTTACCTGCAGCTGCGTTAAAACTGTAGAAAAAATCATAGGGAATCGGATGTTTTCCATTCCAATCATTCATATATTGATGCAAAGCTTTAAAAAACAGTTTATCACCCAACATATCCTGTAAGATATGATAACACAAGGCTGATTTCCCATAGGAATTTGTAACATAAGCAAATCCATCATAGCTCTTGGTATTTACTATAAGCGGCATATCTTCATCGGTTCCAGAAATCCTTTCGTAACGAACACGACTGTAAATCCCGTCATCTTCTGGTTCTCCCATTATTGGAGACAATACTGACTCGCCAATAGTAGCCCAACCTTCGTCCATCCATGCATATTGTGTTTCGTTTATTCCCATATAAAATGGAAAATAAGTATGAAAAATCTCATGGGTGGTTAATTGAACTGCATCTTTTCTACTATGCGTAGGGTTGTCGTTTACCATCATAGGGTATTCCATTTGATCGGTTCCATCTATTATGGTGATTTGCGGGTATGGAAACGGAACTTTAGGATACACATGACTCATCAGCTCAACTGATTTATTGGCTATCTCCTGCACCTCAAAATAATCACGATGAGTTTTATTATAGGCTGTATGAACCATACTTCTTCGACCGGTAACGGAATCAACCAATACACTGCTTGCATCCCATAAATAATGATCACTTAAAGCAAAGGCAAAATCGGTTACGTTTAAGGCTTTAAATCTCCAGTTACCTGTAGGATTGGCTGCAAACACATTATTCTTTCTGTAGTCAGTTGAATCAATGATATGAATGTTATTGTGTGTAGATTTTGCTTGTTTTAATTTATCCAGAACAACACCACTCAAATTCTCGGCAGCATTTTGAAGTTCTCCAGTGGCCCATACCACATTATTTTGGGGCACATTAATCTCCACTTCAAAATCACCGAAATCGTTATAAAACTCCTGCGTTCCTTTATAACTCCATGTATCCCATCCATTTATATCGTCATAAACCGCAATTCTCGGAAATGAATAAGCAATAAAAAAAGAACTTTCATCAACTGCTCCCGTACGGATTTGAGATCCGATATTTATGGGATAATTCCATTTTATAACAATTGTTTGCTCTGCTTTAGACAGAATTGCCTTTGCTGGAAAAACTATAAGATTGGTATTGCTTCGCACAACTTTCTTCGGGTCATTAAAATCAGCAATCTGTTCATTACCAATTATCATTTTTTCAATCACCACACCATCATGTTCATCCTTAGGATCGATGAAAATAGGACAAACGATCCATTCTATTAAACTGGGTGAAGTTGAACTTGATGGCACTCCCTCAATCCATGAAATAGACAGAATTAAGTCTACCTTGCAAAATAATGGATTCGAGTTGCTGGAAGATAAACAAAGTAAGCTGATTGAGTTAATTAAAAACCTGATTATTGAGTTGGTGCATGATAAAAATGGAATAAACCTCAATATCAATATTTCAGATTATCTTTCTTCTACCTTAAACACAGATTACAGCTACCTGAGTAACCTGTTTTCCTCTTACGAAGGAATTACCATTGAGAAGTATCTCATTTTACAACGAATTGAACGTGTGAAAGAATTATTATTTTATGATGAGTTCACCTTAAGCGAAATAGCCAATTTATTAGGTTATAGCAGTGTGGCTCACCTATCGGCGCAATTCAAAAAAACTATTGGCTTAACCCCTTCAGAATTTAAAAAACTTAAGAATCCGATGCGCAAAACGCTGGATAATGTGGGTTAGTTTTAGGTTCTTTTATAAAATCATATAACATTCTTCCATAATTCTGTAAAGTTTCAGGCTTCTATACAAGGTACATTTGTATAACAAACAAATCGACTTATGCAGACTATAGAAACCATAGCACCTTTGAGAAAAGGGAATTTGATAAAACAAACATTTCCAGTTGAGGGAATGAGTTGCGCGTCATGTGCTGTAAGCATAGAAAGTATGCTTTCACATGAAGCCGGAGTAGTAAGCGCAAGCGTAAACTTGGCCACCAATTCAGTAGCGATTGAGTTTGATTCTAAACAAACTTCTCCGGAACAGCTTAAAAAGACAGTTCAGTCCATTGGCTACGATCTGCTTATTACTGAAAACGCTAAGGAAGCACAAGCTGGGCTGCAAGAAGTAAAATACAGACAGCTAAAAACAAACTCACTTTGGGCTGGCATTTTAACGCTTCCCGTAGTTATTATAGGCATGTTCTTTATGCACTGGCAACCGGGCAACTGGATTATGATGGTATTAACGGGCATTGTATTGTTTGTTTTTGGTAAGCAGTTCTTTGTAAATGCCATTAAACAAGCAAAAAACAGGTCTGCCAACATGGATACATTAGTGGCATTAAGCAGTGGTATTGCTTTCTTATTTAGTTCCATTAACACCATTTTTCCGCATCTATTGCACAAAGCAGGAATGCATACCCTGATATATTTTGAATCGGCGGCGGTAGTGGTAACCTTTATTCTATTAGGCAGATTACTGGAAGAGCGCTCAAAATCAAAAACTTCTTCGGCTATAAAAAAACTAATGGGCCTTCAAGCAAAAACCGTAACTATTGAAGAAAACGGCATTGAGCGTGAATTAACAATTGAAGAAGTCCATCCCAATCAGATCATTATTGTTAAACCCGGACAAAAAATTGCTGTTGACGGAACTGTAATTTCAGGTTCATCATATGTAAATGAAAGCATGATAACCGGAGAGTCGGTTCCTGTTGAAAAAACCAAAGGCAGTAAGGTATTTGCCGGAACAATAAATCAACAAGGAGCATTTAAGTTCAGATCAGAAAAAATAGGACGTGAAACCTTATTGGGACAAATAATCAGGCATGTTGAGGAAACTATGGGCAGTAAAGCGCCTGTACAAAAACTGGTTGATAAAATTGCCGGCATTTTTGTTCCCATTGTGATATTAATTGCCCTGGCTTCATTTACAGCCTGGATGGTTTTGGGTGTTCATGATCCTTGGTATCATGCTATAACCGCATTTGTTGCAGTATTGGCGATTGCATGCCCTTGTGCATTAGGATTAGCCACTCCCACCGCTTTAATGGTAGGCGTAGGCAAAGGAGCCGAAAGCGGTATTTTAGTTAAAGATGCTGAAAGCTTAGAAGTCGCCCGAAAAGTCAATACTATAGTTCTCGATAAGACTGGCACTATTACTCGTGGTACTCCACAGGTAACCGATATGGTTTGGCTTAACAAAAATGCAGAAAATCAGTATGCACCTTATGTTTTAGGTATTGAACAACGGTCAGAACACCCGTTAGCTCTGGCAGTTGTCAATTATTTAAAGGAATCAAGCACCAATACTATTGAACCCGACGAGTTTATCAATATTACAGGCAGAGGAGTGAAAGCCATTTTTAATTCTACTAAAGTTTTGATTGGAAATAAACCTTTAATGGAGGAAAACAGCTTTTCATTTTCTGAAGAAATTAAACAACTAGCGCATCAATGGCAACGACAAGCCAAAACAGTAATTTACGTCGGAATAGATAACCTGGTTGTGGCAATAATTGCAATTGCCGACAGCATAAAAGAGGGCTCTAAGGAGGCTATCACTGAATTACAAAAATCAGGCATTGAAGTATACATACTTACCGGCGACAATGCTGAAACAGCACAAGCTGTTGCAAGGGAAACAGGAGTCAAACATGTTCATTCTGGACTACTACCTGCTGATAAAGCCTTGTTCATAAAACAGTTACAAGCTAAAGGAAAAATTGTAGCAATGGTGGGTGATGGAATTAATGATTCACCAGCCTTAGCTCAAGCAGATTTAAGTATTGCCATGGGTAAAGGAGCTGATATTGCCATGGATGTAGCTAAAATGACATTAATTTCTTCAGACTTAAGACAAATTGTGAAGGCACTTCATCTTTCTGACTTTACCGTGAGAACGATACGTCAAAATCTTTTCTGGGCATTTATTTACAATCTCATTGGTATTCCATTGGCTGCTGGATTGTTTTATCCAGTCTTTGGTTGGCAACTGGATCCAATGTTTGCAGGTGCGGCTATGGCTTTGAGTTCGGTTTCAGTAGTAACAAATAGTTTGCGCCTGCGCAGCAAGAAAATTTAAAAACAAATAACTCTAAAACATAAATAACATGGAAACATTAAAATTTAAAACAAATATCAAGTGTACAGGTTGTATCTCAACGGTAACTCCAGAGTTGAACGGACTAAAAGAAGTAAAACATTGGAAAGTTGACTTAAACAGTCCGGATAAAGTGCTTACTATTGAAGGTGAAAACCTTAATTCAGAATTAGTTGAGGGTGCCCTAAAAGCAGTTGGATATAAAGCTGAAGCAATTTAATATCACTTAAATAAAAGTACTTGTCGTGATAAAACATGACAAGTATTTTACAATTCTTTCTTAAAAGAAAATTATACATTTGTATCAATGGCTAAACGTTTGCTTCTATTGTGTTTTACCTTTTTCTTCTTGTTGATGTATGCAGGGATACCGGTTTATGCGCATTATTGTGGCAAAATGCTAACTTCTACTGATTTCCAATCAAAAAAATGCTGCTGCGGCAATTCAGAAAAACCTATGAAAGGTTGCTGCAAAGACGAAGCAAAGCTGATTAAGGTTGAAAACGATTTCCTTAAAAGTCAGCATAAGTATAAAGCTCCTGCATTAAGTGTACAATTTGCACTTTGTTATGTAGTTACCTCTTTAACTGCTTTAGCTGATGTTGATCAGCAATCGGTTTATTTCAACTCTTCTCCGCCTGAACTTCCCGTAGAGCGGTTTATCTTACATCAAAATTTCAGGATTTAATCTTTCAGCAGTTTCTATGTAATGTCAGGCATTCATGTCTGGTAATCGGTATATCTATTGCTATCTCAAGCTAAATCCAAGTTCTTAATTGAACGCCCATTGATTTAACAATTGATAATTAATACCTTATCAATTTATTTTTAGAAGTATGAAATTAAAATCCGTACGTAAATGCTTTGCATTTACCTTCAATACGGTAAAAAGAGCACTAAAAAATGAAAAAATTAATATTCAGCCTATTTAACATTGGAACTTTCAGTCTTGGAGCCTGTAACAACGGTACAAACCAATCGCACAAAGGTCATGACATGTCGAAAATAACCAATGAATGCTCAGCTGCGGCAAATTAGTTGAAGTGATTAAATAATCTCAAAACCCAAACTGATGGTTCGTAAATTAATTCAAATTGCTTTGCAAAACAGGTTGGTGGTACTGCTTATTGCAGGCTGCCTATTTGCCTGGGGCATTTTCTCATTAGAACAAAACCCCATAGATGCCATCCCTGACTTAAGTGAAAACCAGGTAATTGTTTTTACTGAATGGATGGGCAGAAGTCCTCAGGTTATTGAAGACCAAATAACATATCCTTTAGTTAGTAATCTGCAAGGTGTCCCCAAAATTAAGAACATCCGTGGTTCTTCCATGTTTGGGATGAGTTTTGTGTACGTGATTTTTGAAGATAATGTAGATATCTACTGGGCAAGAACCAGAGTATTGGAACGATTGAACTATGCACAGCGCTTGTTGCCGCAAGGAGTTACTCCAACACTCGGGCCAGATGGAACCGGCGTGGGCCATATCCTTTGGTATCATTTGGATGCACCAAAAATGGATTTAGGCGAACAACGGGCCTTGCAGGATTGGTATATAAAATTCGCTTTGCAAACTGTGTCAGGAGTGGCTGAAATTGCCTCTTTTGGTGGTTTTGAAAAGCAGTATCAACTGGTTATTGATCCTGTAAAATTGCAGTTCTACAATGTTTCTTTGATGGACGTGATGAACAAGGTAAAAGCGAATAATAATGATGTGGGGGGAAGGAAATTTGAGATGAGCAATATGGCATACATCATTCGCAGTTTAGGTTACATTAAAAGCAAGGAGGATGTAGAAAATATTGCTGTAGGTAATTACAATGGCATTCCGGTGCGTGTAAAAGATGTGGGGAGTATTCAAATGGGAGGAGACCTTCGCCTCGGCATTTTCGACCAAAACGGTGAAGGAGAAGTGGTTGGGGGTATTGTAGTAATGCGTTATAATGAAAACGCAGAGAAAGTAATTACTGCCGTAAAAGAGAAAATGAAAGAAGTGGAAAAGGGATTACCGGAAGGCGTGAAATTTAAAATTTCATATGACAGAAGTACCCTGATCGAAGAAGCGATTGAATCGGTTAAAGGTACGCTGATTGAAGAAATGATAGCAGTTTCCATTGTGGTCATTATTTTCCTATTTAATTGGCGAAGCGCAGTTGTCATCCTTATACAATTACCAATCTCTGTTGCCGTTGGTTTCATTTTGCTGCAAGCATTTGACATTTCCTCCAATATCATGTCACTCACAGGAATTGCCTTGGCCATCGGTGTGGTGGTAGATGATGGTATTGTGATGGTAGAAAATTCGTACCGGCATATTTCCGAAGCGCAGTTAAAAAATAAAGCCTGATAATCTCAAAATACTTTTCATGAATTTGTTTAAACGAGATAAAGATCCATTAACAATGGAGGAAAGACTTGATATCATAATAAAGTCCTCTAAACAGGTTGGACCAGGTGTGTTTTATTCAACCATTATTGTGATAACTTCTTTCCTTCCTGTTTTTTTACTTACAGGAATGGAAGGAAAGCTGTTTCATCCTTTGGCCTGGACCAAAACCTACATCTTATTAGTAGATGCATTTTTAGCCATAACGCTAACCCCTGTTCTGATTTCCTTTTTGTTAAAAGGAAGATTACAACCCGAAGATAAAAATCCCATAACTAAAGGCCTGGAAAAAATATATACTCCCATTTTGAAATGGTGCCTTGAATGGAGAAAAACTGTTATTGGCATTAATCTAGTGGCTTTAGCCGTTGGCGTGGTAATGCTCTTGCGATTGGGTTCAGAATTCATGCCCCCTTTGGATGAAGGCTCACTGCTATTTATGCCGGTAACATTGCCTGACGTCTCAAACTCGGAAGCTAAACGCCTCTTGCAGTTACAAGATAAATTAATTAAGTCGGTGCCTGAAGTATCACACGTACTGGGCAAAGCCGGTAGAGCTAATACTGCTACCGACAACTCCCCTATCAGCATGATTGAGACAATTATTTTGCTCAAACCTAAATCTGAGTGGCGAGAAGGACTTACCAAGAACGACATAATCAATGAGCTTAACTCTAAATTACAGATTCCGGGGGTTACCAACGGCTGGACTCAACCCATTATCAATCGCATTAACATGCTTTCCACCGGTGTGCGCACTGATGTTGGCTTGAAAGTTTATGGCCAAAACCTCGACACGATCAATTCTTTCACCCAAAGGATAAAGAAGGAAATGGAAGATATAGATGGCATAAAAGACCTGTATGTGGAACCCATTACCGGTGGAAAATACATTGATATAGTAATAAAACGGGAAGAAATTGGTCGTTATGGTTTAAGTGTTGACGATGTGAATGCCGTAGTAGAAAGCGCATTAGGAGGCATGAAGCTCACCACTACCATTGAAGGTCGTCAACGGTTTTCGGTAAATGCGCGGTATGGACAAGACTTTAGAAACAACATCCAAGCCTTGAAGCGCCTTCAGGTACAAACGATGAACTTCGGCCCTATTCCCCTTGAAGCTGTTGCGGATGTAAAAATCTCTGAAGGCCCACCAATGATCAGCTCCGAAAATGCAATGCTTCGGGGCACGGTTCTATTCAACGTACGTGAACGCGATTTGGGCAGTACCGTCACAGAAGCTCAACGTAAATTGAACCAAATGATTACCAAGTTACCCAAAGGATATTTCCTGGAATGGAGTGGACAATGGGAAAATCAAATAAGAGCCAACAAAACATTGAAGCTAATTATGCCAGTCGTACTTGTTATCATTTTCATGGTGCTTTACTTCACCTATCACTCATTTAAAGAATCGATTATTACCATGATCACTGTTCCCTTTGCATTGATTGGTGGCGTATTTATGGTGTATTTTTATGAGGTAAATTTATCAGTGGCAGTAGCCGTTGGATTTATTGCACTCTTTGGAATGGCCATCGAAACAGCCATGTTAATGACAATTTATCTAAATGAAGCCATGAATAAAATGGTTACTGACCACGGTAATTCCAGAGCAACCATTAACCCTTCCCTTTTACGGAAATACGTGATTGAGGGTGCAGCTAAACGTTTGCGCCCCAAGTTGATGACGGTATCGGTATCAATGTTTGGTTTGTTTCCAATATTATGGTCTACAGGCGTGGGTAGCGACGTAATGAGACCCATTACCATTCCCCTTATTGGCGGAACCATATCTTCTGTAATCTACGTGCTATTTGTAACTCCCATTGTGTTTGAAATGATGAAAGAGTTTGAACTCAAAAGAAAAGGTAAAATTGATTTGGTAGATGTTAAAGAATAAAATCATAACAATAATATTGGCAGTTGTTGCTGTTGGTAGCAGCAAGGCCCAGACTTTAAAGCTGGAATCTATACTCGACAGTATCCGGCAATCGCATCCCTCTGTAAAAATGTACGATTATGAAATTCGTTCAATGGATGAGGCAGCGAAGGGGGCGAGAAGTTGGATGCCTCCAGAGGTGAATACAGGCTTTTTTATGGCTCCATACAACCCGGAAATGTGGAAAAAAAACGACATGGGCGAATCGGGCATGGGGCAATACATGATTGGCGCTCAACAGATGTTTCCTAATAAAAGTAAACAAAATGCAGATGCCGCCTATATGGAAACAATGTCGAGTGTAGAAAAAGAAAAGAAAAATGCTACACTAAACGAGTTGTTTGCCCAGGCAAGAAAGAATTATTACGAATGGATAGTGCTGAAGAAAAAACAGAAAGTGATTGATCAAAATGAAGCATTGCTCGATTTTATGATCAAGAATGCGGAGCTGCGCTATAAGTATGGATTAGAAAAAATCAGTGCTTATTATAAAGCGAAGGCCGCTTTAGGTAACCTGAAAAATATGCGTCTGATGAATGAGAATGACATCAGACAAAAACGAATTATGCTGAATTCTTTGATGAGCCGTAAAGCAATGGATGATTTTGATATTGATACCACCTATCAATTGAAAGATTATACAACAATAGTATTCGACAGCAGCTTTTTCTATCGTAATCGCAGTGATTTAAAAGCAATTGACAGGGATATTCAGCTTACTTACCTGAAACAAAACACTGAAAAGCTAAGCTTGAAACCTCAATTTGGTATTCGCTACGATCATATGTTTGGTTTT
Above is a window of Solitalea lacus DNA encoding:
- a CDS encoding STAS/SEC14 domain-containing protein, giving the protein MINNITIPTDRQIWEGEIATYWFDGNILVSLSKSPKRTIENISNNVALVKQITGNKRAPLLIYLCDSPVPDKQTRKFSTEQLPTVYSAMAMVSKPGLARLIMNLLFSLKPPPIPMKSFTNDQEAKDWLMQFV
- a CDS encoding Lrp/AsnC family transcriptional regulator, producing the protein MFDLDDIDLKILSIKQENACTSNADLAKQLGMAPSAMLERVRKLEKRGIIVSYTTKINPIALNQRLLAFIFIKTSSAPNNCHQDAKLSMLPGIQEVHHIAGDDCYLIKIRTEDSQALVKWMREELGQVQGILSTRTTIVLETLKETTQLTIPLSNNENAQQHTT
- a CDS encoding EamA family transporter, with protein sequence MKTLNNTLREPSKIAIILAFTSIYLIWGSTYLGIMVAIQSIPPMILGGLRFLIAGVLLLGWCLYNKEKLPSKSTIIKSSISGLLLLLWGNGAVIWAEQYIASSITAIIVAGAPLWMALLDKREWKHSFSSLAIISGLLIGFSGVVILVTAGKETTHFSLSDSKQFLGLLVLLSGSIAWVGGSLFTKYSPTEGSTLMKVSIQMLVACVAFFLVAAIRGEYQTYHWQQTTTKSWLALGYLITFGSLIGYLSYVWLLSVRSPAQVGTYAYVNPSVAVLLGWLMLNEPISLQQALSLGVILIGVMLVNKGNSKKAKAAALTPPKSSLNEQPKPLEKTLVLVDKQV
- a CDS encoding M1 family metallopeptidase, producing MIIGNEQIADFNDPKKVVRSNTNLIVFPAKAILSKAEQTIVIKWNYPINIGSQIRTGAVDESSFFIAYSFPRIAVYDDINGWDTWSYKGTQEFYNDFGDFEVEINVPQNNVVWATGELQNAAENLSGVVLDKLKQAKSTHNNIHIIDSTDYRKNNVFAANPTGNWRFKALNVTDFAFALSDHYLWDASSVLVDSVTGRRSMVHTAYNKTHRDYFEVQEIANKSVELMSHVYPKVPFPYPQITIIDGTDQMEYPMMVNDNPTHSRKDAVQLTTHEIFHTYFPFYMGINETQYAWMDEGWATIGESVLSPIMGEPEDDGIYSRVRYERISGTDEDMPLIVNTKSYDGFAYVTNSYGKSALCYHILQDMLGDKLFFKALHQYMNDWNGKHPIPYDFFYSFNAAAGKNLNWFWKAWFFDWVYPDLAIKKVADIKGESVITIENKGGLPVPIYLTITLENGKEVQKYYSAEVWANNDKEFLVKDKFGSKITKVVLVDIYTPDKFRQNNQWVVELDK
- a CDS encoding helix-turn-helix domain-containing protein, whose product is MKIGQTIHSIKLGEVELDGTPSIHEIDRIKSTLQNNGFELLEDKQSKLIELIKNLIIELVHDKNGINLNINISDYLSSTLNTDYSYLSNLFSSYEGITIEKYLILQRIERVKELLFYDEFTLSEIANLLGYSSVAHLSAQFKKTIGLTPSEFKKLKNPMRKTLDNVG
- a CDS encoding heavy metal translocating P-type ATPase is translated as MQTIETIAPLRKGNLIKQTFPVEGMSCASCAVSIESMLSHEAGVVSASVNLATNSVAIEFDSKQTSPEQLKKTVQSIGYDLLITENAKEAQAGLQEVKYRQLKTNSLWAGILTLPVVIIGMFFMHWQPGNWIMMVLTGIVLFVFGKQFFVNAIKQAKNRSANMDTLVALSSGIAFLFSSINTIFPHLLHKAGMHTLIYFESAAVVVTFILLGRLLEERSKSKTSSAIKKLMGLQAKTVTIEENGIERELTIEEVHPNQIIIVKPGQKIAVDGTVISGSSYVNESMITGESVPVEKTKGSKVFAGTINQQGAFKFRSEKIGRETLLGQIIRHVEETMGSKAPVQKLVDKIAGIFVPIVILIALASFTAWMVLGVHDPWYHAITAFVAVLAIACPCALGLATPTALMVGVGKGAESGILVKDAESLEVARKVNTIVLDKTGTITRGTPQVTDMVWLNKNAENQYAPYVLGIEQRSEHPLALAVVNYLKESSTNTIEPDEFINITGRGVKAIFNSTKVLIGNKPLMEENSFSFSEEIKQLAHQWQRQAKTVIYVGIDNLVVAIIAIADSIKEGSKEAITELQKSGIEVYILTGDNAETAQAVARETGVKHVHSGLLPADKALFIKQLQAKGKIVAMVGDGINDSPALAQADLSIAMGKGADIAMDVAKMTLISSDLRQIVKALHLSDFTVRTIRQNLFWAFIYNLIGIPLAAGLFYPVFGWQLDPMFAGAAMALSSVSVVTNSLRLRSKKI
- a CDS encoding heavy-metal-associated domain-containing protein, which encodes METLKFKTNIKCTGCISTVTPELNGLKEVKHWKVDLNSPDKVLTIEGENLNSELVEGALKAVGYKAEAI